The nucleotide window CGCCGATCACCACCTCACCGAAGGCCTGAATCACCTTACCGGCGGCGGCATGGCCGTCCTGACCGTGGAGCATCACCACCCGCGTCGAGGCCACGTTCAGTGCCAGTCGCAACAACGTCGCCACCAGCAGAATGGTCGGGAACACGGCGAAATCCAGCGGCCGCAAGGCGTACACGCAGACCAGCAACACGACGATGGACAAGGCAATGTTGAACGTGAAAAACACGTCCAGCAGGAACGGCGGCACCGGCAACATCATCATGGCCAGCATGACCAGCAGCAACAGCGGCACACCCATATTGCCCCGACTGAGGTCGGCAACGTTTGTGCGGGCACTGTTGATTAACTGAGAGCGATCCACCGGTTTTCCCCGTTCCTTTAAAGCAAACTTTTGACGCCTGAAGCAGGCGCAGGGCGGCTATTGCAAGAAGCCTTCCAACTTTTGCCGAGGCTTGAAATAGAGGTTTATGCAGACCCAAAAAGATCAAAAGATCGCAGCTTTCGGTAGCGCCTACGGATTAGGTTCACACCGCAACATCGCGGGTAACTCACGATCCGTGCAGGAGCTGCCGAAGTCTGCGATCGTTTGATCTATCAGGAATCGCGCCGCAGATCCGGTGGAATCGGCAGATCATCCTTGAGCGGATCCGGGCGCTTGCCCTTGCCCGCGCGGTATTGGCGGATCTGGTAGACGTAAGCCAATACCTGAGCCACGGCCAGATACAGCCCGCCAGGAATTTCCTGCTCCAGCTCCGTGGAGTAGTAGATAGAACGCGCCAGGGCAGGCGACTCCAGCAGCAGCACTTCGTTGGCCACGGCGATTTCGCGGATCTTCAAGGCCAGGAAGTCGCTGCCCTTGGCGATCAGCATCGGCGCCCCGCCCTTTTCAGGATCGTACTTGAGCGCCACGGCGTAGTGGGTCGGGTTGGTGATGACCACGTCAGCCTCGGGGATGGCGGCCATCATCCGCCGCTGAGACATCTCGCGCTGAAGCTGGCGAATCCGCTGCTTAACCTCTGGCCGCCCTTCCTGATCCTTGTGCTCGTCGCGTATTTCCTGCTTGGTCATCAACAATTTGTTGCGGCTTTCCCAGAGCTGCACCGGCACATCGACCGCGGCGATGATGATCAGCCCGCACGCCATCCACAAGGTGCTCCAACCGACCACTTGCAGGCTGTGAATGATCGCCATGTCCAATGGTTCGCGGGAGATGCGCAGTAGATCGTCAATGTCCGACGACAAGACCGCCAACGCCACGAACAACACGATGAAAAACTTCGCCAGGGCCTTGAGCAACTCCACCAGCGCCTTGGTCGAGAACATGCGCTTGAGGCCCGCGACGGGGTTCATACGACTGAACTTGGGCGCCATGGAGCCAGCCGCGAACAGCCAGCCCCCCAGAGAAATCGGGCCAATCAGCGCGGCCAACAGCAAAGTGATCATCACCGGCTGAACCGCCAACAGAGCGATCTGCCCCGAGTGCAGCAGATAAGTCGCCATAGAGCGCTGATCCAGAATCACCTCCCGCGAGAGCGAGAAGTTCATGCGCATCAGCTCCATCAGATCCTGAGCCAGGGCGCCACCGAAAATCAGCAACCCGCCGGCACCGGCGAGCATGACCGCGAAGGTGTTGAGTTCCTTGGAGCGCGCAATCTCGCCCTTCTCACGGGAGTCCTTTTTGCGCTTCTCCGTGGGGTCTTCTGTTTTGTCCTGACCGCTTTCGCTCTCAGCCATGACTCAGCGCGCCCGTGCCAGTTCGCGTAACAACTGCAAGGCCTCGGAGGCCAGCGGTTGATACTGATTGAGAATGTCCGCCAGGGCGATCCAGAGGATGACCATCCCAAGCACCAGGATCAGCGGGAAGCCGATCGAGAAAATGTTCAACTGCGGCGCCGCCCGGGTCATCACGCCAAAGGCAATGTTGACCACCAGCAACGCGGTGATCGCCGGCAACACCAGCAACAGCGCCGCACCGAGTACCCAGCCAAGCTTGCCGGCCAGCTCCCAGAAATGATTGACCATCAACCCGCCACCGACCGGCAATGTGGTGAAGCTTTCGGTGAGGACTTCGAACACCACCAGGTGGCCGTTCATCGACAGGAACAGCAGCGTCACCAACATCGTGAAGAACTGCCCGATCACCGCCACCGATACGCCGTTCGTAGGGTCGACCATCGACGCGAAACCCATGCCCATCTGGATCGCGACGATTTGCCCGGCGACCACAAAAGCCTGGAAGAAAAGCTGCAAGGAGAAGCCCAACACCGCGCCGATGATGATCTGCTCGGCGATCAGCAGCAGCGCGCTCAGGTCCAGCGCATTGACCGGCGGCATCGGCGGCAGACCGGGAGCGATCACGAAGGTGATCGCCAGGGCCAAGTACAAGCGCACACGCTGGGGCACCAGCGTCGTACCGAAAATCGGCATGACCATCAGCAACGAGCCGATGCGAAACAGCGGCAACATGAATGTCGCCACCCAGGTGCTGATCTGGGTATCGGTCAGCTGCAGCAGCGACATGGCTTAACCGATGACCTGAGGAATGCTGTGGTACAGCTGCAGAATGTATTCCATGAAGGTCTGCACCATCCACGGGCCGGCAACGATCAGCGTCACCAGCATCACCAGCAGACGCGGCAGGAAGCTCAGGGTCTGTTCGTTGATCTGCGTGGCCGCCTGGAACATCGCCACCAACAGCCCCACCAGCAAGCTCGGAATCACCAGCACGGCGACCATCATGGTGGTCAGCCACAGCGCTTCGCGAAAGATGTCTACGGCAACTTCCGGCGTCATGGTGAAACGCCGCCGAAGCTACTGGCCAAGGTGCCGATGATCAACGCCCAGCCATCCACCAGCACGAACAGCATGATTTTGAACGGCAAGGAAATGATCAATGGCGAGAGCATCATCATCCCCATCGCCATCAGCACACTGGCCACCACCAGGTCGATGATCAGGAACGGAATGAAGATCATGAAGCCGATCTGGAACGCGGTTTTCAGCTCAGAGGTCACGAAAGCCGGCACCAGAATCGTCAGCGGCGCCTGATCCGGCGAAGCAATGTCGGTACGCTTGGACAGGCGCATGAACAGCTCCAGGTCGCTGCTGCGAGTCTGGGCCAGCATGAAGTCCTTGATCGGCACCTGGGCCTTGGCCACGGCATCCTGCGCGGTGAGTTTTTCCGCCAGATACGGCTGCAAGGCATCCTGATTCACCCGATCGAACACCGGCGCCATGATGAACATGGTGAGGAACAGTGCCATGCCGGTGAGGATCTGGTTCGACGGTGTCTGCTGCAGGCCCAGGGCCTGACGCAGGATCGAGAAAACGATGATGATCCGGGTGAAACTGGTCATCAGCATGACAAACGCCGGGATGAAACTCAGCGCGGTCATGATCAGCAGGATTTGCAGGCTGACCGAGTACTCCTGCGCGCCTTCGGCGTTGGTGCCCAGGGTGATTGCCGGGATCGACAACGGATCGGCAGCGAACGCCAGCGGCGCGGCCAGCATCAGGACCAGCGTCAAGACGATGCGTAACGCACCCATTACTTCTTATCCTTCTGATCCTTGCCCAACAACTCCAACAGGCGCTGGGCGAACTCCGGGGTCGCTTTTTCAGTCCCGCTCGGCACTTGCACCGGCTCCTTGAGCACATGCAACGCAGTGATGGTGCCCGGGCTCAGGCCAAGCAGAATCTGCTCGTTGCCCACCTGCACCAGCATCAAACGGTCACGGGGACCCAGCGCCCGGGAACCGATCAGCTCGATCACCTGCCCCTTGCCGGCCGGCCCGGCCTGCTGAACCCGGCGCAGCAGCCAGGCAAGGAAGAAGATCAACCCCAGCACCAGCAGCAAGCCGAACACCAATTGCGTCAATTGCCCAGCCACACCGCTGCTGACGGCCGGCGCGGCAGCCGCTGTCGCAGCCGTCGTCACCGGCTCGGCAGCCAGCACACTGAATGGCAGGGCCAGCACAAAACCCAGAACCTTTTTCACTCAGCGCAACTTCTTGATGCGTTCACTTGGGCTGATCACGTCGGTCAGGCGGATGCCGAACTTTTCGTTGACCACCACCACTTCGCCGTGGGCGATGAGCGTGCCGTTGACCAGCACGTCCAGCGGCTCACCGGCCAGACGATCGAGCTCGATCACCGACCCCTGGTTGAGTTGCAGCAGGTTGCGGATGTTGATGTCGGTGCTGCCGACTTCCATGGAAATCGACACCGGGATGTCGAGAATCACGTCCAGGTTCGGACCGTCCAGCGTCACCGGATCGTTGTTCTTCGGCACGCTGCCGAACTCTTCCATCGGCAGACGGTTGGACGACGAACCGGCGGCGTCGGCGGCCAGCAAGGCATCGATATCGTCTTGCCCTGCATCACCGGTTTCTTCCAGGGCCGCAGCCCACTCATCAGCCAGTGCCTGGTCGTCCTGGGTATTCATATCGTCAGCCATCATTTGTCCTCGGCAGGCAACCTTCAATCAGAAGCCGTCAGTTAAAAGCGAAAGGGTTGAAGCGCCGGTCAGCGGCGCTCGATCGGTTCGATCACTTGCAACGCGAGGTTGCCTTTGTGCGAGCCCATCTTGACCTTGAAGGCCGGCACGCCGTTGGCGCGCATGATCATTTCTTCCGGCATCTCGACCGGGATCACATCCCCCGGCTGCATGTGCAGGATGTCGCGCAGGCGCAACTGGCGACGGGCAACGGTGGCCCCGATCGGTACGTCGACGTCCAGCACATCCTGGCGCAAGGCGTTGATCCAGCGCTCGTCCTGATCGTCGAGGTCCGACTGGAAGCCGGCGTCGAGCATTTCGCGCACCGGCTCGATCATCGAGTACGGCATGGTGACGTGCAGGTCGCCGCCACCGCCATCGAGTTCGATGTGGAACGTTGACACCACAATGGCTTCGCTCGGGCCGACGATGTTGGCCATGGCCGGGTTCACTTCCGAGTTGATGTACTCGAAGTTCACTTCCATGATCGCCTGCCAGGCCTCCTTCAAATCGACGAAGGCCTGCTCCAGCACCATGCGCACCACACGCAGTTCGGTGGGGGTGAATTCACGCCCTTCGATCTTCGCGTGACGGCCATCGCCGCCGAAGAAGTTGTCCACCAGCTTGAACACCAGTTTGGCGTCGAGGATGAACAGCGCGGTACCGCGCAGCGGTTTGATCTTGACCAGGTTGAGGCTGGTCGGCACGTACAGCGAGTGCACGTATTCGCCGAACTTCATCACCTGTACGCCACCGACGGCAACGTCCGCCGAGCGGCGCAGCATGTTGAACATGCTGATGCGGGTGTAGCGGGCGAAACGCTCGTTGATCATTTCCAGGGTCGGCATGCGTCCACGGACGATGCGATCCTGGCTGGTCAGGTCGTAGCTTTTGACGCTGCCGGGTTCGGCAGCGTTATCGGTCTGTACCAGACCATCGTCGACGCCATGCAACAGCGCATCGATCTCATCCTGGGACAGCAGGTCCTGCACGGCCATGTCGTGTTCCTACTGCAGTACGAAATTAGTGAAAAGCAACTGTTCGATCACCACTTTGCCAAGCTCTTTCTGCGCCACTTCCTGGACGCTGGCCGTGGCCTTCTGACGCAACATCTCCTGACCGACCGGGGTCGCCAGCGTGGCGAAATCCTGACCGGAAAACAGCATGACCAGGTTATTGCGGATCACCGGCATGTGGACTTTGAGCGCCTCCAGATCAGCCTGATTGCGGCCCAGCATGGTGATGCTCACCTGCATGTAGCGCTGACGGCCGTTCTGGGTGTAGTTGGCCACGAAGGCCGGAGCCATGGGCTCGAAGATCGCCGGCTGCTTGCCGACCACAGCGGTTTCAGCCGCGGCGGCAGGCTTGCTCTGGGCGCTGTGCATGAAGTACCAGGTCGCCCCCACGGACAAGCCGATCGCCAACACCAAGGCCACGACGACCACAATGATCAGCTTGATTTTGCCTTTGGTTGCGGGGTCTTTTACTACTGCTTCGCTCTTCGCCATGCCAATAATCCGTCACTATTCGGGTTTTCACAGTCGCACGGCAAGGCAAGAGCAAGTGTTATGCCAGAAGTGTCGGGAGGGAGTGGAGGCAGAGGATCATCAGCCACCACAAAACAAATGTGGGAGCGAGCCTGCTCGCGATAGCGGTGCAACAATCAACGCAAGTGTTGAATGTTACTGCCTCATCGCGAGCAGGCTCGCTCCCACACAAGGGGTTGGCGTTTGATCAGGCGTAATAATCGACCGCGCTGGAACCGATCACGCTGGTGGTGTTGGCGGCTACTTCAGCAACCGTCGCAGGAAGCTCTTCATCGACGGAATCGAGGCGACCGCCACTGGAATGGGTACGTCCACCCTGCCCTTGTTGAGCCTGTTCCTGACCCTGGCCTTGCCAGCCACGGGACTGATCGGAAACGTTGACGTCAACCTGGCCCATGCCCTGCTGCGCGAACATGTCACGCAGGCGATGCATTTGCCCGTCGAGTGCTTCGCGAACGCTTGGATGTGCGCTCATGAAGGTCACCTGGGTCTGCTGATCCGGAACCATGTTCACCCGAATATCGAGGCGTCCCAGCTCGGCCGGTTGTAGCTGGATATCCGCCGCCTTGAGATTGGCGCTGGACAGGTACATGACCCGATTGACCACCTCTTCGGTCCAACCGCTCTGATGCATGGCGATCGGCTGGTTCACCGGCAATGCATTGGCCGTCTTCGGCGTTGCGGCCTGGGTCAACGCCGCCAGACGGTTGGCGAAGTCATCGACACGGGTATCGCTGCTGGCGGACTTGAGGTCCTTGAGACCATCATCGATCAGGCCACTGAAAGCCTTCTCGCCGCCCTGGCTGGTGCTGTCCTGATCGGTCTGCACATCAAGCATGCTCGCCATGCCCGCGGCAAAGTTTTGTGCCGAAGTCAGCTCGCCGTCGGCTTGAGCCGGGGTCGGAGCCGCTTTTGGCTGGGCCTGGCTGGCGGCCGAAACGTGCCCACTCTGTTCCATGGCCATGCGAACCGCTGGCAGTGCATCGAGAGGATCGGCTTCGGGATCGAAATCAGAATCGGCGGTGGCAACAGCCTGCGTCACTACTGAGGTAACGGTGACTGCGACAGGTGCTTCAACTTGTGGCTGCACAGACGCC belongs to Pseudomonas sp. B21-015 and includes:
- the flhB gene encoding flagellar biosynthesis protein FlhB, which encodes MAESESGQDKTEDPTEKRKKDSREKGEIARSKELNTFAVMLAGAGGLLIFGGALAQDLMELMRMNFSLSREVILDQRSMATYLLHSGQIALLAVQPVMITLLLAALIGPISLGGWLFAAGSMAPKFSRMNPVAGLKRMFSTKALVELLKALAKFFIVLFVALAVLSSDIDDLLRISREPLDMAIIHSLQVVGWSTLWMACGLIIIAAVDVPVQLWESRNKLLMTKQEIRDEHKDQEGRPEVKQRIRQLQREMSQRRMMAAIPEADVVITNPTHYAVALKYDPEKGGAPMLIAKGSDFLALKIREIAVANEVLLLESPALARSIYYSTELEQEIPGGLYLAVAQVLAYVYQIRQYRAGKGKRPDPLKDDLPIPPDLRRDS
- the fliR gene encoding flagellar biosynthetic protein FliR is translated as MSLLQLTDTQISTWVATFMLPLFRIGSLLMVMPIFGTTLVPQRVRLYLALAITFVIAPGLPPMPPVNALDLSALLLIAEQIIIGAVLGFSLQLFFQAFVVAGQIVAIQMGMGFASMVDPTNGVSVAVIGQFFTMLVTLLFLSMNGHLVVFEVLTESFTTLPVGGGLMVNHFWELAGKLGWVLGAALLLVLPAITALLVVNIAFGVMTRAAPQLNIFSIGFPLILVLGMVILWIALADILNQYQPLASEALQLLRELARAR
- the fliQ gene encoding flagellar biosynthesis protein FliQ, which translates into the protein MTPEVAVDIFREALWLTTMMVAVLVIPSLLVGLLVAMFQAATQINEQTLSFLPRLLVMLVTLIVAGPWMVQTFMEYILQLYHSIPQVIG
- the fliP gene encoding flagellar type III secretion system pore protein FliP (The bacterial flagellar biogenesis protein FliP forms a type III secretion system (T3SS)-type pore required for flagellar assembly.) — encoded protein: MGALRIVLTLVLMLAAPLAFAADPLSIPAITLGTNAEGAQEYSVSLQILLIMTALSFIPAFVMLMTSFTRIIIVFSILRQALGLQQTPSNQILTGMALFLTMFIMAPVFDRVNQDALQPYLAEKLTAQDAVAKAQVPIKDFMLAQTRSSDLELFMRLSKRTDIASPDQAPLTILVPAFVTSELKTAFQIGFMIFIPFLIIDLVVASVLMAMGMMMLSPLIISLPFKIMLFVLVDGWALIIGTLASSFGGVSP
- the fliO gene encoding flagellar biosynthetic protein FliO codes for the protein MKKVLGFVLALPFSVLAAEPVTTAATAAAAPAVSSGVAGQLTQLVFGLLLVLGLIFFLAWLLRRVQQAGPAGKGQVIELIGSRALGPRDRLMLVQVGNEQILLGLSPGTITALHVLKEPVQVPSGTEKATPEFAQRLLELLGKDQKDKK
- the fliN gene encoding flagellar motor switch protein FliN gives rise to the protein MADDMNTQDDQALADEWAAALEETGDAGQDDIDALLAADAAGSSSNRLPMEEFGSVPKNNDPVTLDGPNLDVILDIPVSISMEVGSTDINIRNLLQLNQGSVIELDRLAGEPLDVLVNGTLIAHGEVVVVNEKFGIRLTDVISPSERIKKLR
- the fliM gene encoding flagellar motor switch protein FliM, producing MAVQDLLSQDEIDALLHGVDDGLVQTDNAAEPGSVKSYDLTSQDRIVRGRMPTLEMINERFARYTRISMFNMLRRSADVAVGGVQVMKFGEYVHSLYVPTSLNLVKIKPLRGTALFILDAKLVFKLVDNFFGGDGRHAKIEGREFTPTELRVVRMVLEQAFVDLKEAWQAIMEVNFEYINSEVNPAMANIVGPSEAIVVSTFHIELDGGGGDLHVTMPYSMIEPVREMLDAGFQSDLDDQDERWINALRQDVLDVDVPIGATVARRQLRLRDILHMQPGDVIPVEMPEEMIMRANGVPAFKVKMGSHKGNLALQVIEPIERR
- the fliL gene encoding flagellar basal body-associated protein FliL, coding for MAKSEAVVKDPATKGKIKLIIVVVVALVLAIGLSVGATWYFMHSAQSKPAAAAETAVVGKQPAIFEPMAPAFVANYTQNGRQRYMQVSITMLGRNQADLEALKVHMPVIRNNLVMLFSGQDFATLATPVGQEMLRQKATASVQEVAQKELGKVVIEQLLFTNFVLQ
- a CDS encoding flagellar hook-length control protein FliK, whose translation is MPVTPNILLQAAAAAKTQAVSANTPALAAEPGDKASSFAQVYANQAQNKPSVVADGSTKPVRDKTTDNASKKDVNNDQSAAPEPTVADSGKSLPADKPAQTDDKTASDDAQDTAESSTSVADTAPVDPSLDPALMQVAQPVVPAPVPEAPPVVASVQPQVEAPVAVTVTSVVTQAVATADSDFDPEADPLDALPAVRMAMEQSGHVSAASQAQPKAAPTPAQADGELTSAQNFAAGMASMLDVQTDQDSTSQGGEKAFSGLIDDGLKDLKSASSDTRVDDFANRLAALTQAATPKTANALPVNQPIAMHQSGWTEEVVNRVMYLSSANLKAADIQLQPAELGRLDIRVNMVPDQQTQVTFMSAHPSVREALDGQMHRLRDMFAQQGMGQVDVNVSDQSRGWQGQGQEQAQQGQGGRTHSSGGRLDSVDEELPATVAEVAANTTSVIGSSAVDYYA